One Manihot esculenta cultivar AM560-2 chromosome 6, M.esculenta_v8, whole genome shotgun sequence DNA segment encodes these proteins:
- the LOC110617710 gene encoding protein MULTIPOLAR SPINDLE 1 isoform X1 codes for MISAEQASNTNAESTSDQSLKLAVAVSLLRSKLLQRQAPLLDPPPESDALRWKRKAKERKEELLRLREDLKEAEDASHCDLFPQSASCKCYFFDKLGKLSPKRDEDGCDRRFNDVLRRRFLRQVRLGERRRTDARKQRLRFRDLNIEDEVEQLRASIDFLVELCDTASPCLQGQEANFANWSHQAVDFILASLRNLLSTGKNMNFIEELINSLIMRLGRRMYSPSQGDESQFDTDAQFYIQHLIRKLGSESYIGQRAILSVSQKISVGAENLLFMDPFDNAFPNMHRCLYIMIQLLEFLVSDFLLSWSKDEGFDNVLFEEWVTSLLHARKALELLESRNGLYVIYMDRVLGQLAKQVGQISTFRKLNREILDNLFC; via the exons ATGATTTCAGCCGAACAAGCATCAAACACCAACGCTGAATCAACGAGCGATCAGTCGCTGAAGCTCGCAGTTGCAGTCTCTCTTCTCCGATCAAAGCTCCTACAGAGGCAGGCTCCGTTGCTTGATCCTCCTCCAGAATCCGACGCCCTCCGTTGGAAGCGGAAG GCTAAAGAGCGGAAAGAAGAGCTTCTTCGACTCAGAGAAGATCTCAAGGAAGCCGAAG ATGCTTCGCACTGCGATTTGTTCCCGCAAAGTGCTTCTTGCAAGTGTTATTTCTTTGACAAATTGGGGAAACTAAGCCCTAAGCGGGACGAAGATGGCTGTGATCGCAGATTCAATGACGTTCTTCGCCGGCGATTCCTCAGACAAG TGCGGTTAGGGGAAAGAAGGAGAACAGATGCTCGAAAACAACGACTTCGGTTTCGAG ATTTAAACATCGAAGATGAAGTGGAGCAGCTTAGGGCCTCCATTGATTTTCTTGTGGAGTTGTGCGACACTGCATCTCCT TGTTTGCAGGGGCAAGAGGCTAATTTTGCTAACTGGTCACATCAAGCTGTGGATTTCATTTTAG CTTCTTTAAGGAACCTATTATCAACCGGAAAGAACATGAATTTCATTGAAGAACTTATTAACAGTTTAATCATGCGATTGGGTAGAAGGATGTATTCTCCTTCACAAGGAGATG AGTCACAGTTCGACACTGATGCCCAGTTCTATATTCAACATTTGATCCGCAAGCTTGGAAGTGAATCCTACATTGGGCAGCGTGCAATACTTTCAGTTTCTCAAAAGATTTCTGTGGGAGCAGAGAATTTGCTCTTCATGGATCCATTTGATAATGcttttccaaacatgcatagatGTTTGTATATTAT GATCCAGCTTCTTGAGTTTTTGGTGTCAGATTTCTTGTTATCTTGGTCAAAGGATGAAGGCTTTGATAACG TGCTGTTTGAAGAGTGGGTGACATCTCTCCTTCATGCTCGAAAAGCATTAGAACTTCTGGAAAGCAGAAACGGGCTTTATGTCATTTACATGGATCGAGTTTTAGGCCAACTAGCTAAACAAGTGGGCCAGATCTCGACATTCCGAAAGCTCAACCGAGAGATTTTGGATAACCTTTTCTGCTGA
- the LOC110617710 gene encoding protein MULTIPOLAR SPINDLE 1 isoform X2 produces MISAEQASNTNAESTSDQSLKLAVAVSLLRSKLLQRQAPLLDPPPESDALRWKRKAKERKEELLRLREDLKEAEDASHCDLFPQSASCKCYFFDKLGKLSPKRDEDGCDRRFNDVLRRRFLRQVRLGERRRTDARKQRLRFRDLNIEDEVEQLRASIDFLVELCDTASPGQEANFANWSHQAVDFILASLRNLLSTGKNMNFIEELINSLIMRLGRRMYSPSQGDESQFDTDAQFYIQHLIRKLGSESYIGQRAILSVSQKISVGAENLLFMDPFDNAFPNMHRCLYIMIQLLEFLVSDFLLSWSKDEGFDNVLFEEWVTSLLHARKALELLESRNGLYVIYMDRVLGQLAKQVGQISTFRKLNREILDNLFC; encoded by the exons ATGATTTCAGCCGAACAAGCATCAAACACCAACGCTGAATCAACGAGCGATCAGTCGCTGAAGCTCGCAGTTGCAGTCTCTCTTCTCCGATCAAAGCTCCTACAGAGGCAGGCTCCGTTGCTTGATCCTCCTCCAGAATCCGACGCCCTCCGTTGGAAGCGGAAG GCTAAAGAGCGGAAAGAAGAGCTTCTTCGACTCAGAGAAGATCTCAAGGAAGCCGAAG ATGCTTCGCACTGCGATTTGTTCCCGCAAAGTGCTTCTTGCAAGTGTTATTTCTTTGACAAATTGGGGAAACTAAGCCCTAAGCGGGACGAAGATGGCTGTGATCGCAGATTCAATGACGTTCTTCGCCGGCGATTCCTCAGACAAG TGCGGTTAGGGGAAAGAAGGAGAACAGATGCTCGAAAACAACGACTTCGGTTTCGAG ATTTAAACATCGAAGATGAAGTGGAGCAGCTTAGGGCCTCCATTGATTTTCTTGTGGAGTTGTGCGACACTGCATCTCCT GGGCAAGAGGCTAATTTTGCTAACTGGTCACATCAAGCTGTGGATTTCATTTTAG CTTCTTTAAGGAACCTATTATCAACCGGAAAGAACATGAATTTCATTGAAGAACTTATTAACAGTTTAATCATGCGATTGGGTAGAAGGATGTATTCTCCTTCACAAGGAGATG AGTCACAGTTCGACACTGATGCCCAGTTCTATATTCAACATTTGATCCGCAAGCTTGGAAGTGAATCCTACATTGGGCAGCGTGCAATACTTTCAGTTTCTCAAAAGATTTCTGTGGGAGCAGAGAATTTGCTCTTCATGGATCCATTTGATAATGcttttccaaacatgcatagatGTTTGTATATTAT GATCCAGCTTCTTGAGTTTTTGGTGTCAGATTTCTTGTTATCTTGGTCAAAGGATGAAGGCTTTGATAACG TGCTGTTTGAAGAGTGGGTGACATCTCTCCTTCATGCTCGAAAAGCATTAGAACTTCTGGAAAGCAGAAACGGGCTTTATGTCATTTACATGGATCGAGTTTTAGGCCAACTAGCTAAACAAGTGGGCCAGATCTCGACATTCCGAAAGCTCAACCGAGAGATTTTGGATAACCTTTTCTGCTGA
- the LOC110617710 gene encoding protein MULTIPOLAR SPINDLE 1 isoform X3, with the protein MFLLFSVDASHCDLFPQSASCKCYFFDKLGKLSPKRDEDGCDRRFNDVLRRRFLRQVRLGERRRTDARKQRLRFRDLNIEDEVEQLRASIDFLVELCDTASPCLQGQEANFANWSHQAVDFILASLRNLLSTGKNMNFIEELINSLIMRLGRRMYSPSQGDESQFDTDAQFYIQHLIRKLGSESYIGQRAILSVSQKISVGAENLLFMDPFDNAFPNMHRCLYIMIQLLEFLVSDFLLSWSKDEGFDNVLFEEWVTSLLHARKALELLESRNGLYVIYMDRVLGQLAKQVGQISTFRKLNREILDNLFC; encoded by the exons atgtttttgCTGTTCTCTGTAGATGCTTCGCACTGCGATTTGTTCCCGCAAAGTGCTTCTTGCAAGTGTTATTTCTTTGACAAATTGGGGAAACTAAGCCCTAAGCGGGACGAAGATGGCTGTGATCGCAGATTCAATGACGTTCTTCGCCGGCGATTCCTCAGACAAG TGCGGTTAGGGGAAAGAAGGAGAACAGATGCTCGAAAACAACGACTTCGGTTTCGAG ATTTAAACATCGAAGATGAAGTGGAGCAGCTTAGGGCCTCCATTGATTTTCTTGTGGAGTTGTGCGACACTGCATCTCCT TGTTTGCAGGGGCAAGAGGCTAATTTTGCTAACTGGTCACATCAAGCTGTGGATTTCATTTTAG CTTCTTTAAGGAACCTATTATCAACCGGAAAGAACATGAATTTCATTGAAGAACTTATTAACAGTTTAATCATGCGATTGGGTAGAAGGATGTATTCTCCTTCACAAGGAGATG AGTCACAGTTCGACACTGATGCCCAGTTCTATATTCAACATTTGATCCGCAAGCTTGGAAGTGAATCCTACATTGGGCAGCGTGCAATACTTTCAGTTTCTCAAAAGATTTCTGTGGGAGCAGAGAATTTGCTCTTCATGGATCCATTTGATAATGcttttccaaacatgcatagatGTTTGTATATTAT GATCCAGCTTCTTGAGTTTTTGGTGTCAGATTTCTTGTTATCTTGGTCAAAGGATGAAGGCTTTGATAACG TGCTGTTTGAAGAGTGGGTGACATCTCTCCTTCATGCTCGAAAAGCATTAGAACTTCTGGAAAGCAGAAACGGGCTTTATGTCATTTACATGGATCGAGTTTTAGGCCAACTAGCTAAACAAGTGGGCCAGATCTCGACATTCCGAAAGCTCAACCGAGAGATTTTGGATAACCTTTTCTGCTGA